Proteins from one Podospora pseudoanserina strain CBS 124.78 chromosome 1, whole genome shotgun sequence genomic window:
- a CDS encoding hypothetical protein (COG:S; EggNog:ENOG503NW3C) — protein MVVSSMQHHTHHQQQQGPVPPHLQHSRPSSIVHQQHHNQAPAQQQQSHSSAYSSGHSVYQPQSQASNAQEHSLSYYGHQPSPYSTPGATSGYTSADTGDMMAATMPRPPYPPMSSYHTPQSNSPASVASPSGHDQQRSMYGQPPSQLHQQSMYYGGPQQQYSSMSAQTASSPYAQHPQQSHQSMASQPSMMMSHTAPQHQMSHHTSQHSQAGMTVSPRPGKIETHGLTNRIPGPSAPVSIGSASSTGPQNGAPLTAPTGGAAGVNPNAAPGPIPATTPLVVRQDTNGVQWIAFEYSRDRVKMEYTIRCDVESVNQDELSAEFKTENCVYPRACCPKDQYRGNRLVYETECNSVGWALAQLNPPLRGKRGLIQRAVDSWRNSNQDPRLRSRRVRRMAKMNTRNSKAGSTTPHATHIGTPTGPGMPTPTGMGASGNPAIGKPGMGGMNSSIHHHHGQQDGSAQGGDEVGDGDSYMDEQQHHHHHQPPTQAGSASGSEDRPSQVFTGYGSYNGAPTHAGSSNSMSIHDQLSGSPHASGGGGAIAARRMSAGRDPRDDEPEDLFPDIPEAKKRKFILVEDSDRQSRLRVRVTLDGVDTREIPDSFRKSSSVYPRSYFPREMQSPPPSATGSKFFLDDASDHDGNEDDGTTDTEGRRAGRGARSRGRTMVKVPMGEGQEGEVAIPRMRKGFRGKEVRLNDLGYRMAWLQSRVFAGRTVFLQRALDCYRNKTRSAMESVMQDVKTAAPHYETRVGKRKWNDRMRGGEKKEDD, from the exons ATGGTTGTCTCCTCTATGCAGCATcacacccaccatcaacaacaacagggtcctgttcctcctcatctgcaGCATTCTCGCCCCTCTAGCATTGTTCATCAACAGCATCACAATCAAGCCCCagcgcagcaacagcaatcCCACTCGAGCGCGTATTCGTCCGGCCACTCGGTCTATCAACCGCAGTCTCAGGCAAGCAACGCTCAAGAACATTCGCTGTCGTACTACGGACACCAGCCGAGCCCGTACAGCACGCCGGGTGCGACTAGCGGGTACACTTCCGCAG ACACCGGAGACATGATGGCTGCAACCATGCCGAGACCACCGTATCCCCCAATGTCATCCTACCACACTCCTCAGTCCAACTCGCCCGCCTCGGTAGCATCGCCATCAGGTCATGATCAGCAGAGAAGCATGTATGGACAGCCTCCTTCGCAATTACACCAGCAGTCAATGTACTATGGCGGGCCTCAGCAACAGTACTCGTCCATGTCGGCGCAGACTGCTTCTTCCCCGTACGCTCAACACCCGCAGCAATCACACCAGTCTATGGCCTCTCAACCGAGCATGATGATGTCTCACACGGCTCCTCAGCACCAGATGAGCCACCACACTTCACAGCACTCGCAGGCCGGCATGACGGTCAGCCCTCGGCCTGGAAAGATTGAGACTCATGGTCTCACTAACCGGATACCTGGACCCTCTGCTCCCGTCTCCATCGGTAGCGCCTCATCCACTGGTCCTCAGAATGGTGCTCCTCTTACCGCGCCAACTGGCGGAGCTGCTGGCGTGAATCCCAACGCTGCCCCCGGACCTATCCCCGCCACCACGCCCCTTGTGGTCAGGCAAGATACCAACGGAGTACAGTGGATTGCGTTCGAGTACTCTCGTGACAGAGTCAAAATGGAGTACACGATTCGCTGCGACGTGGAATCGGTGAACCAGGATGAGCTGTCGGCCGAGTTCAAGACGGAGAACTGCGTGTATCCGCGCGCTTGCTGCCCCAAGGACCAATACCGCGGAAACCGCCTTGTGTACGAGACCGAGTGCAACTCTGTGGGCTGGGCTTTGGCCCAACTCAACCCGCCTCTCCGCGGCAAGAGAGGTCTGATTCAGCGGGCTGTTGACAGCTggcgcaacagcaaccaggACCCGAGACTCAGAAGTCGTCGCGTCCGACGAATGGCCAAGATGAACACGCGCAACAGCAAGGCTGGTTCAACGACACCGCATGCCACCCACATTGGTACCCCAACCGGCCCAGGGATGCCCACCCCAACGGGCATGGGAGCGAGCGGCAACCCGGCGATCGGCAAGCCCGGCATGGGCGGCATGAACTCGTcgattcaccaccaccacggccagcAGGATGGGAGTGCCcaggggggagatgaagtcG GCGACGGAGATTCCTACATGGACGAgcaacagcatcaccaccatcatcaacccccgaCCCAGGCTGGATCTGCCTCGGGGTCCGAAGACCGTCCTTCTCAGGTTTTCACCGGCTACGGCTCCTACAACGGCGCGCCCACCCACGCTGGCTCGTCCAACTCGATGTCGATTCACGACCAGCTGAGCGGCTCGCCTCATGCcagtggcggcggcggcgcgaTTGCGGCTCGCAGGATGAGCGCCGGGCGTGATCCCCGGGATGACGAGCCCGAGGATTTGTTCCCCGATATccccgaggccaagaagcgcaagTTTATTCTGGTCGAGGACTCCGACAGGCAGAGCCGCCTCCGGGTGCGCGTCACGCTGGACGGCGTGGACACACGCGAGATTCCCGATAGCTTCCGCAAGAGCAGCAGTGTTTATCCCAGGTCGTACTTCCCCCGGGAGATGCAGAGCCCGCCCCCGAGCGCGACGGGAAGCAAGTTTTTCTTGGACGACGCGAGTGATCATGACGGTAACGAGGACGATGGGACGACTGATACCGAGGGTCGCCGTGCTGGTCGCGGCGCCAGAAGCAGAGGTCGGACCATGGTCAAGGTTCCCATGGGCGAGGGccaggaaggggaggtggccattccgaggatgaggaagggttttagggggaaggaggtgaggcTGAATGATTTGGGGTATCGGATGGCCTGGTTGCAGAGTAGGGTGTTTGCAGGGAGGACGGTGTTTTTGCAGCGAGCTT TGGACTGCTACAGAAACAAGACCCGAAGCGCCATGGAGTCGGTCATGCAAGACGTCAAGACGGCGGCGCCGCATTACGAGACGCGAGTCGGCAAGAGAAAGTGGAACGATCGGATGCGcgggggggagaagaaggaggacgatTAG
- a CDS encoding hypothetical protein (EggNog:ENOG503PQQG): protein MASQQPPPPPPAAAQQSESLRLTPHDTSPEQPQQQQNKPPFSSARDLLEYLYEDVTRLSQIATENCVLHPADDSLPPCLGVAACQAHEEELLKTTRGTLKMRVESITLSSSHEFGCVMGKFELGGGEVRETFCGVWRFEMGTTDGEEVRAVEHWENLTPEGRRRVADLHPQLPPQPLPLPPLRLEQSLPLPHLPLKHPTQLKLDKLAKIRQLPHLPLRYLTQIHMPRPPAPSHLHRRHPQDISDIPRMPLPRDRDLGAEPAVQSSKLRDVPPVERDKCSGLMGRQGICKRRRRKGRVEDTGGATGVG, encoded by the exons ATGgcctcccaacaaccaccaccaccaccaccagcagcagcacagcaAAGCGAATCCCTCCGCCTCACCCCCCACGACACCTCTCCAGaacaaccccagcaacagcaaaacaaaccccctttctcctctGCCAGAGATCTGCTGGAGTACCTCTACGAAGACGTAACCCGCCTCTCCCAGATCGCCACAGAGAACTGCGTCCTCCACCCGGCAGACGACTCCCTGCCCCCCTGCCTCGGAGTCGCCGCCTGCCAGGCccacgaggaggagctgctcaAGACAACGAGGGGGACGCTAAAGATGAGGGTGGAGAGCATCACGCTCAGCTCCTCACACGAGTTTGGGTGCGTGATGGGCAAGTTTGAGCTCGGGGGCGGAGAGGTGAGAGAGACGTTTTGTGGGGTTTGGAGGTTTGAGATGGGTACgacggatggggaggaggtgagggcggtggagcATTGGGAAAATCTGACTCcggagggaaggaggagggtggctgA ccttcacccccagctccctccgcaacccctcccactcccccctctgcGCCTCGAGcaatctcttcctctcccacatctGCCACTGAAACACCCCACTCAGCTCAAACTCGACAAACTGGCTAAAATCCGCCAGCTCCCTCATCTGCCACTCCGTTACCTCACCCAGATCCACATGCCTCGGCCTCCCGCTCcttcccacctccaccgacGGCACCCCCAAGATATCAGCGATATTCCTCGCATGCCTCTGCCTCGCGACCGCGACCTGGGCGCGGAACCTGCTGTTCAAAGCAGCAAACTGCGCGACGTGCCGCCTGTGGAGCGAGACAAGTGCTCTGGCCTGATGGGCCGTCAAGGTATttgcaaaagaagaagacgaaagGGCAGGGTCGAGGACACCGGCGGTGCCACGGGAGTGGGATGA
- the HEX1 gene encoding woronin body major protein (EggNog:ENOG503NTW0; COG:J), which yields MGYYDEDNRYHSFRQEVHNKLHNKLHKLADKLHHHHEGHVEAEVSSVRRGPAAAPAVEKAPNTVTIPCHHIRLGDILILQGRPCQVIRISTSAATGQHRYLGVDLFTKQLHEESSFVSNPAPSVVVQTMLGPVFKQYRVLDMQDGAIVAMTETGDVKQNLPVIDQSSLWNRLQKAFESGRGSVRVLVVTDHGREMAVDMKVVHGSRL from the exons atggGTTACTACGATGAGGACA ACCGCTACCACTCCTTCCGCCAGGAGGTTCACAACAAGCTCCACAACAAGTTGCACAAGTTGGCTGACaagctccaccaccatcatgaagGCCACGTCGAGGCTGAGGTCTCTTCCGTCCGCCGCGGCCCCGCTGCCGCCCCTGCCGTTGAGAAGGCTCccaacaccgtcaccatcccCTGCCACCACATCCGCCTCGGTGACATCCTGATCCTCCAGGGCCGCCCCTGCCAGGTCATCCGCATCAGCACCTCTGCTGCCACCGGCCAGCACCGCTACCTCGGTGTTGACCTCTTCACCAAGCAGCTTCATGAGGAGTCCAGCTTcgtctccaaccccgcccccaGCGTCGTTGTCCAGACCATGCTCGGCCCCGTCTTCAAGCAGTACCGCGTCCTTGACATGCAGGATGGCGCCATCGTCGCCATGACCGAGACCGGTGATGTCAAGCAGAACCTCCCCGTCATTGACCAGTCTTCGCTCTGGAACCGCCTCCAGAAGGCTTTCGAGTCTGGCCGTGGCTCCGTCcgcgtcctcgtcgtcactGACCACGGCCGCGAGATGGCTGTTGACATGAAGGTCGTCCATGGCTCCCGCCTCTAA
- a CDS encoding hypothetical protein (COG:K; EggNog:ENOG503NXMF): MKQRFSSLDVKVIAHELSEALVSLRLANIYDLNSKILLFKFAKPDNRQQLLIESGFRCHLTDFARSTAPAPSAFVARLRKFLKTRRVTSVSQIGTDRIIEFRFSDGAYRLYLEFFASGNVILTDADLTIIALLRNVPEGEGQEPQRVGLKYTLENRQNFGGVPELTKERLRAALKTAAEHAVTKKAKKKGADELRRGLATTITELPPVLVDHVFRLTEFNSAAKPLEILESETLLDSLFRTLEKARAVLDEVTSSPRATGYIIAKPNPRAVEQPPTETEGETQKEKPRGLLYEDFQPFLPKQFEDDQGLTTLSFDGYNKTVDEFFSSLEGQKLESKLQEREATAKRKLDAARQDQAKRIEGLVGFQTLNLRKAAAIEANIERVQEAMDAVNGLLEQGMDWVNINKLVEREQAQGNPVAEIIKLPVNLAESTITLLLGEEEKEEAGGDEDMEFNYDTDEEVVDAAPEPEKAKGPDKRLAIDINLKLSVWNNAREYYEQKRTAADKEKKTVAQSVIALKSAEQKITEDLRKGLKQEKPVLQLIRKQMWFEKFVWFISSDGYLVLGGRDAQQNEILYKRYLKKGDVYVHADMHGASTVIIKNSPKTPDAPIPPSTLAQAGSLSVCCSSAWDSKAAMGAWWVNADQVSKSAPTGEYLPAGSFMVRGKKNPLPPALLMLGFGLMFRISEESKAKHVKHRLYDGDIDLAPPSKPEKETEKEAAPEQDNHEDSGTDGDDDGPEDEKRSNPLQSSDKPQSEDEDEEAPEPPSDQLSNLDIAPEEEQKQQAEPEPTPVSNSDSESDHEEEEKEIGTPSRTGTFTPSQSQPQPNKRPLKRGQRSKAKKIAQKYKNQDEEDRALMEELLGVAAARKKAEAEAAAKKQKELDHLAAMEKRRKQQERQQAQIAKHEEIRKMMLEEGVDILDENEKADAGPLDSLVGTPMPGDEILEVVPVCGPWGALGKLKYKVKLQPGQVKKGKAVKEIFERWKLAAGKKGVVDPKGEDGEKMWPREVELIKGVKVEEVLGVVPVGKVTLMAGGGMLGGGADKKGGGGGGQSKGGKGRGWWWWWEEGKVNKVIM; the protein is encoded by the exons ATGAAGCAGAGATTCTCGTCCTTGGACGTAAAG GTGATAGCCCACGAGCTCTCCGAAGCCCTCGTCAGCCTCCGCCTAGCCAACATCTACGACCTCAACTCCaaaatcctcctcttcaagtTCGCCAAACCCGACAACCGCCAACAGCTCCTTATCGAATCCGGCTTCCGCTGCCACCTCACAGACTTTGCCCGCTCCACCGCCCCGGCCCCTTCAGCCTTCGTCGCCCGCCTGCGCAAGTTCCTCAAGACCCGGAGAGTCACCAGCGTCTCCCAGATCGGCACAGACAGAATTATCGAGTTTCGATTCTCCGACGGAGCCTACAGGTTATACCTCGAGTTCTTCGCCAGCGGCAACGTCATCCTCACCGATGCCGACTTAACCATCATCGCCCTGTTGCGGAATGTTCCCGAAGGCGAGGGACAAGAGCCACAGCGGGTTGGGCTGAAGTACACCCTCGAAAACAGACAAAACTTTGGCGGCGTCCCGGAGCTCACAAAAGAGCGTCTGAGAGCTGCGTTGAAGACGGCAGCGGAGCATGCGGTTACaaaaaaggcaaagaagaagggggcggacgagctgaggagggggttggcaACTACCATCACCGAGTTGCCCCCTGTGCTGGTTGATCACGTCTTTCGATTAACCGAGTTCAACTCTGCCGCGAAGCCCCTTGAGATTCTGGAGAGCGAGACTTTGCTGGATTCTCTGTTTCGGacgttggagaaggcgagggcggtgcTGGACGAGGTGACGAGCTCGCCCAGGGCAACGGGATATATCATTGCCAAGCCTAATCCGCGTGCTGTCGAGCAGCCACCAACGGAGACTGAAGGGGAGACGCAGAAAGAGAAGCCTAGGGGTCTGCTCTATGAAGATTTCCAGCCTTTCCTTCCAAAACAGTTCGAGGATGATCAGGGGCTGACAACACTTTCCTTTGATGGGTACAACAAGACGGTTGACGagttcttctcttctctcgaGGGACAGAAGCTTGAGTCCAAGTTGCAGGAGCGGGAAGCTACTGCCAAGAGGAAATTGGATGCTGCCCGTCAGGACCAGGCCAAGAGGATCGAGGGGCTGGTGGGTTTCCAGACGTTGAACTTGCGCAAGGCTGCCGCTATTGAGGCCAATATTGAACGTGTTCAAGAGGCTATGGATGCGGTGAATGGGCTGCTTGAGCAGGGCATGGACTGGGTTAACATCAACAAGCTTGTCGAGCGAGAGCAGGCGCAAGGGAACCCAGTGGCCGAGATCATCAAGCTACCTGTGAATCTCGCCGAGAGCACAATTACCCTGTTGcttggcgaggaagagaaggaagaggcaggtggagatgaagataTGGAATTCAACTACGATACCGACGAAGAGGTCGTTGATGCTGCTCCCGAACCTGAGAAGGCCAAGGGGCCGGATAAGCGATTGGCAATCGACATCAACCTCAAACTCTCCGTCTGGAACAATGCTCGGGAATACTACGAGCAAAAGAGGACCGCTGCcgacaaggaaaagaagaccgTTGCGCAGTCGGTTATTGCGCTCAAGAGTGCCGAGCAAAAGATTACAGAGGACTTGCGGAAGGGGCTTAAGCAGGAGAAGCCTGTGCTGCAGCTGATCAGGAAGCAGATGTGGTTTGAGAAGTTTGTCTGGTTTATCTCCTCAGATGGCTATCTCGTGCTCGGTGGGCGAGATGCGCAGCAGAATGAGATTCTGTACAAGCGGTATTTGAAAAAGGGTGACGTGTATGTTCATGCCGATATGCACGGTGCATCCACCGTCATTATCAAGAACAGCCCCAAGACCCCTGATGCGCCAATTCCGCCTTCAACACTGGCTCAGGCGGGTAGTTTGTCGGTGTGCTGCTCGAGTGCGTGGGATAGCAAGGCGGCGATGGGCGCGTGGTGGGTGAATGCCGATCAAGTGTCCAAGTCTGCTCCGACGGGCGAGTACCTCCCGGCCGGGTCCTTCATGGTCAggggaaagaaaaacccGCTGCCACCGGCTCTTCTGATGCTCGGGTTCGGGTTGATGTTCAGGATATCAGAGGAAAGCAAGGCAAAGCATGTCAAGCATAGGCTGTACGACGGCGATATCGATCTTGCTCCCCCATCGAAGCCCGAGAAGGAGACCGAAAAGGAAGCCGCCCCAGAGCAAGACAACCACGAAGACTCTGGCACCGACGGAGACGACGACGGCCCCGAAGACGAAAAGAGATCCAACCCTCTTCAGTCCAGCGATAAACCCCAGTccgaggacgaagatgaagaagccCCTGAGCCCCCATCAGACCAActctccaacctcgacatcgCCCCCGAGGAAGAACAAAAGCAACAAGCTGAACCCGAACCAACCCCCGTCTCCAATTCCGACTCTGAGTCTGACcacgaagaggaagaaaaggaaatcGGAACTCCCTCCAGAACCGgcaccttcaccccctcccaatcccaaccccaacccaacaagaGACCCCTCAAACGCGGGCAACGCTCCAAAGCCAAAAAGATTGCCCAAAAATACAAAAaccaagacgaagaagaccGCGCCTTGATGGAAGAACTCCTCGGTGTGGCTGCTGCACGCAAAaaggccgaagccgaagcagcggcaaagaagcaaaaagaacTAGACCACCTCGCCGCGATGGAAAAACGGCGCAAACAACAGGAGAGGCAACAAGCACAAATCGCCAAGCACGAAGAAATCCGCAAGATGATGCTTGAAGAAGGTGTGGATATTCTCGACGAGAACGAAAAGGCCGATGCAGGACCGTTGGACAGTCTTGTCGGGACCCCGATGCCAGGGGATGAGATACTGGAGGTTGTGCCTGTTTGTGGACCTTGGGGTGCGCTGGGGAAGTTGAAGTATAAGGTCAAGTTGCAGCCTGGgcaggtgaagaaggggaaggcggtCAAGGAGATTTTTGAGAGGTGGAAGCTGGCTGCcggcaaaaagggggttgttgaccccaagggggaggatggggagaagatgtGGCCTAGGGAGGTGGAGCTGATTAAGGGggtcaaggtggaggaggtgcttgGGGTGGTGCCGGTTGGGAAGGTGACGCTCATGGCCGGGGGTGGgatgttggggggaggggcggataagaagggtggtggtggtgggggccAGAGTAAAggcgggaagggaagggggtggtggtggtggtgggaagaagggaaggtAAATAAGGTGATAATGTGA
- a CDS encoding hypothetical protein (EggNog:ENOG503NW7B), with product MADPARYRYSGAVGRRSPPIYNPARASLPVTHSPGYPLYSGDIHSMTASLHEGLTRPSDDYRPTAVPVSATSYAVRKEPVARSTSVKDGPRDRIIDSANKRPIIVTTKHPPAAPRSNSPSRDSRDPYRSSDEGQYYTQPAVSANRGRTPGGPAPFSAAMDDDEYRRLKERTETDRLPRGGGDPYRTRPVYTGPPRSNTVDYEDDGFEYTKPSELARYDLEHDRPRRRRESLDRYYRPTVSVSTDLAMGRPYEQNEGRRVRQGPPPTTWGLDKINRAPTMPAAGGIYDGAGVRMPGAPDARRSGLAIEGPPGSPMSEPHGIPSTRPLNLLENGPPRAGHYDDYYDDFDRDRGYFQDDVASRGFGLRVESALDEPRRPPDRIYHDDRRREPRRDYGDREVRRRSDDDLEVIRRDHDDRERRERRDRDHEYAIDDDYDRDRRRHNRSPPSEDERDRDGRKAKVDPLAAGIGIAAASLGIGAALQGRKDEKNDSPSRRYRDEEDDRRRHGDSESAYSRPPRKEPLLGDEDFEIVEHPTDRDRDRDRERDRERDRERERERDRERERERERERERERDRERDRDREREREKEREKTARNEPPAQIEPDRKRPENDSKANADNVPVPADREEDGKSRPIRRRPRAASSAFNPNDTAGLAELKAKLAETEEKDKASSFKPEIPAVREPSPERRPSPVDKRDREDDSAMVVKEDSSRVGSRSSSGEITPPSSTDRTVRVVDPPKEKEPEKKPIKGILKQPKPKFPEEPNPVREGVAPHKDDKTKANVPPGARWTKISRKMVNPEALTIGKERFEVRDDFVIVLRVLSKEEIQAYADATATLRERRRKEYEAEKGKDDDREEDDDKKRRHRQHSRRDRDDDDRRERGDRHRSHRYESDDDEEYGGKSRRSYRERRD from the exons ATGGCCGACCCAGCCAGATACCGATACTCGGGGGCCGTGGGAAGACGGTCCCCTCCCATCTACAATCCAGCACGAGCTTCGTTGCCCGTGACACACAGTCCCGGCTATCCTCTCTACAGCGGCGATATCCATAGCATGACAGCATCCCTCCATGAGGGTTTGACGAGACCATCCGACGACTACCGTCCTACTGCCGTTCCTGTCAGCGCTACTTCGTACGCCGTGAGAAAAGAGCCCGTTGCGAGAAGCACCAGCGTCAAGGACGGCCCTCGTGATCGCATCATCGACTCTGCAAACAAGCGGCCGATCATTGTTACCACCAAGCACCCACCCGCCGCTCCTAGGTCCAACAGCCCCTCGCGTGACTCTCGTGACCCTTACCGATCAAGCGACGAGGGGCAGTATTACACCCAGCCCGCCGTCTCGGCCAACCGAGGCCGCACACCCGGAGGTCCTGCTCCCTTCAGCGCCGCcatggatgatgacgagtACCGGCGGCTGAAGGAGAGAACAGAAACCGACAGGCTCCCACGCGGCGGGGGAGATCCATACCGAACTCGCCCCGTCTACACCGGGCCCCCTCGCTCCAACACGGTCGACTACGAGGACGATGGCTTCGAGTATACTAAGCCAAGTGAGCTTGCTCGCTACGATCTCGAGCACGACCGACCGCGCAGACGACGAGAGAGTCTGGATCGATACTACCGCCCTACCGTCAGTGTCAGCACCGACCTGGCCATGGGCCGCCCATACGAACAAAATGAAGGGAGGCGGGTTCGTCAAGGACCACCGCCTACCACCTGGGGtctcgacaagatcaaccGAGCTCCGACAATGCCAGCGGCTGGTGGCATCTACGATGGTGCTGGTGTACGTATGCCTGGTGCACCGGACGCCAGGCGATCTGGCCTGGCCATCGAAGGCCCGCCTGGCAGCCCCATGTCGGAACCACACGGCATTCCCAGCACTCGCCCACTAAATCTCCTCGAAAATGGCCCGCCACGCGCCGGCCACTATGATGACTACTATGACGACTTTGACCGTGATCGGGGATACTTCCAAGACGATGTCGCCAGTCGAGGGTTTGGCCTCCGCGTGGAATCGGCCCTCGACGAACCCCGCCGGCCCCCCGACCGGATCTACCATGACGACCGACGCCGGGAACCACGCCGGGACTATGGAGATCgcgaggtgaggaggagatcagaCGACGATTTGGAAGTCATCCGTCGCGATCACGATGATCGAGAGCGGAGGGAGCGCCGTGATCGTGACCACGAGTACGCCATCGATGACGACTACGACCGAGACAGAAGGAGGCACAACAGGTCACCGCCTTCGGAGGACGAACGTGATCGTGATGGCCGAAAGGCCAAGGTTGACCCACTCGCTGCTGGCATTGGCATTGCCGCTGCGTCCCTCGGCATCGGGGCTGCTTTGCAGGGCAGAAAAGATGAAAAGAACGATTCGCCATCCAGGAGATAcagagatgaagaggacgaccGCCGGAGACACGGCGACTCTGAGTCTGCTTACTCTAGGCCTCCTCGTAAGGAGCCACTTCTCGGCGATGAGGACTTTGAGATTGTAGAGCATCCGACGGACCGTGATCGTGACAGAGATCGTGAACGGGATCGTGAGAGGGACAGAgaaagggagagagagagagatcgCGAGAGGGAacgggaaagggagagggagcgagagagagagcgtgATAGAGAGCGTGATAGAGATCGCGAGAGGGAGCGTGAAAAGGAACGCGAAAAGACTGCTCGCAATGAGCCACCGGCACAAATTGAGCCCGACCGCAAGAGGCCGGAGAATGATTCCAAGGCCAATGCCGATAACGTGCCCGTCCCGGCAGACCGGGAAGAGGACGGCAAGAGCAGACCAATTCGTCGCCGGCCAAGAGCTGCTTCGTCggccttcaaccccaacgacACAGCTGGTTTGGCTGAACTCAAGGCCAAGTTGGCCGAGACTGAAGAAAAGGACAAGGCCAGCTCGTTCAAGCCGGAAATTCCCGCCGTGAGGGAGCCCTCTCCCGAGCGCAGACCTTCCCCTGTCGACAAGCGTGACCGCGAGGACGACTCGGCCATGGTTGTCAAGGAAGATTCCAGCAGAGTCGgaagccgcagcagcagcggcgagatcacacccccttcctcgaccgACAGGACTGTCCGTGTCGTCGACCctcccaaggagaaggagccagagaagaagcccatcaaGGGCATCCTAAAGCAGCCCAAGCCCAAGTTCCCGGAAGAACCCAACCCGGTCCGGGAGGGCGTTGCGCCTCACAAGGAtgacaagaccaaggccaaCGTGCCTCCTGGAGCCAGGTGGACCAAGATCAGCAGGAAGATGGTCAATCCCGAGGCTCTCACCATTGGCAAAGAGCGGTTCGAAGTTAGAGACGACTTCGTCATTGTGCTGAGGGTGCtgagcaaggaggagattCAGGCGTACGCCGACGCCACGGCTACTCTGAGAG AGCGTCGTCGGAAAGAGTATGAAGCTGAGAAGGGAAAAGACGATgacagggaggaggatgacgacaagaagaggaggcacCGTCAGCACAGCAGACGGGACCGGGATGACGATGACCGCCGGGAGAGGGGGGACAGACATCGTAGCCACAGGTACGAGTcagatgatgacgaggagtaTGGTGGCAAGTCGAGGAGGTCTTatagggagaggagggactag